ACTAATTCCTACATTAAAATCGCCATCGGTAGCCAGGATGACTCTATTATTGCCATTCTTTATAAAATTTTCTTTTGCAATTTTGTATGCCAATCGTATTCCTTCTCCTCCTGCTGTTGATCCTCCTGCTTCAAGGTTTTGTAATGCTTGATTAATTTCGTGCTTATTAGCTCCAGATGTGGGTTTTAATACCATTCCTGCTGCCCCCGCATATACAACGATAGAAACCTTGTCTTTTTCACGTAATTGATTAACCAAAAGTTTAAAAGCTTTTTTAAGTAGAGGCAATTTATTGCTGTTACTCATCGATCCTGATACATCAATTAAGAATACAAGATTAGATGCGGGAATTTCATGTTGAGGAATTTCTTTTCCTTTTAATCCTATCTTAACCAATTGTGTTTTTGTATTCCAGGGAGTTGAAGCATACTCGGTATGAATTGCAAAAGGATGCTCGTCTTTGGGTTGTTCGTATTGATAATTAAAATAATTGATCATTTCTTCAATTTTAACGGCATCTGCAGGAACTTTAACTCCGTTATTAATCATTCTTCGAATATTACTATAGGATGCTTTGTCTACATCAATAGAAAAAGTCGAGAGAGGAGCCATTTGAACTTTTTTAAAATCATTTTCAATAATTTCTCGGTATGACTCATCATTTTGTACTTTATAATTACCAGAATGCGTTGTAATTACAATACATCCATGTTTAGCCTTAGTCCCATAAACCGAAGTTGCTTTTTTATTTTTAAGCACTTCTACCTTTGCTATTTTTGTTGGATCTATTGTGTTTACTACGGCTATGTCTTTATTATCAACAGGTACTCCATCTACTACATACAGCGGTTGTTTTGTACCCGAAACCGAACTGACTCCTCTAACTTTTAACGCATTACCTGTACTAAAAACCTGTACTCCCGACGACTTGTTAATACGTCTTTGCCTGTGTTTTCTTCCTTTCCTTCTTGGTCTATTACTAGATACAGCATAACTCATTGATTTTCTTACTCTATTTGATCCATATGCTGTAACAACTACTTCTTCTAATTCTGCCGAAGAAGGAATCAGCTTAATATGCATAAAAGCCGAGGCAGCGGTTATTTTTTCCTCAGCTGTTTCGAATCCTACATAAGAAAACATTAATGTGTCTCCTATAGTCGCAAGAATAGTGTAATTACCATCAAAATCTGTTTGCGTTCCGTTGGTACTGCCTTTTATAACAATATTTACGCCAGGTAAAGGCAGGCTTTGATCGTCTGTTACTTTTCCTGTAACTTTTATGTCTTGTGCATTTGAAATCCCGGTTATAAGGAAGACAAATAAAATGTATTGTAATAGTCTCATAGTTAATAGTTTTTAATTATGAACTAAAACTATGCGTTCTTATAAGCGATAACAATCAAGAATGAGTGAAGACGTCTTTTTATTGAGTAAAAAGGAAAATACTGGCTATTCTGTTTCCAGAAAATGTGAAAGTGAGAAGTTTATCATTAAAATTGATTAGCTAATACAATCTATACTTTTACCAGAAAAGCATTACAATTTAGAATTCATAGCCAATTCTACGGTTTGTTTTCTTTGTACTTTTCCGTTTTCTGTCCCTATAAATTGAGGAATAAAATAAATTTCTTTCGGGATTTCGTACTTGTTTAAGGTATCTAAATTTTGTATCGCTTCTTGCAATGTTAAATATGCAATTTTATCATACCCACGCTCTATTAATAAGATTACTTTATCACCAAGCATATCATCGGGGATACTGGTAATAAAAAAACGATGTCCGATCAACAGCTGTAATTTTGTTTCTATCTCTTCTGGATATAACTTCACTCCTCCACTATTAATTACATTATCATGACGCCCTTTCCACAAAAACTTTTTATATGTTTTTAGTTCTACTACGTCATTGGTAATGATCGTCTCTTCATTTAACTGTGGAGCTTTAATAATCAAGCAATTTCTATTATCAATGCTTAACGTAATATTAGGTAGAGCCTTAAAATAATGAGCATCTTTTTTATCTTTTTTCTTTGGGTTTATTCTCCTTGCGGCTATATGAGAAACTGTTTCAGTCATACCATAGGTTTCAAATATTTTAGTCTTAAAACCCTGTACCAATTCTTTTAAATTTTCTGAAACGGGACCACCTCCAACTATTAGCTTTTTAATTAAATGAAGTCTGTTAAGAGAGTTATCTAATTGTAGAGGCACCATTGCGCAAAAATCATATTGCTTATACACTGTATCCAAAGGATTTGTTCTTGGAGGTATCAAATCTATCTTCCACCCTAATACCATAGCTCTTACAAGCATCATTTTCCCAGCAATATAATTTGCAGGAAGGCATAGCAGTGCAGTAGTTCCTTCTTCAGATTTAAAAAACTTTCCTGTTGCTATTGCACTATTGATCATGTGTTGTTTATATACCTTAATTTTTTTTGGTTTTCCTGTAGAACCCGAGGTTTGTACAACAATATGATCTTTTTCATTTAACCAATCTAACAAAAAACTTCCTGCTTCCTGTTCATATACCTCACCTTCCTTAATAAAACTATAGGCTAAAGATTTTAGTCTTTCTTTATCAAAAGAACTTTTATTTATTGAGAAGCTTTGATGTATTTCGGGTATAGAAAATGTACTTTTTGTTTGCATATTCAAATTTCAATTTTCTAACATACTCATAAGTTATCAATATGTAAAGAGTGTGTTATTTCTTTGTTAGTTATTCTGAAATTGTATCAGATGGTATGTTTCCAAAAAGTTTATCTTTCCATCCTGTCCATTTATATTTCTTAGCTAATATGAACAGATAAACAGGATATAATATAATAACTGGAAGTACAATATCAATACCAGCTGAAGGTTCTGATATATCTAAAAATATTGCATTGGTTTGAAAAGCGCTCCAGTCTGTTGTAACCAACATTGCAGCCATTATATTATTTGCTGCATGAAAGCCCAGGGCTAATTCCATACCATCGTCCATTAGAGTCATAATACCTAATAGAAGGCCAGTTCCTATATAAAACACCATCATAATATAGCCTAGTTTCTCAACTTCTGGATTTAAACCGTGAAGTAATCCAAACGTTACAGAAGTAATGATAAGTGGTAACCATTTATTCTTAGCTAAAACACCTATACCTTGCATTAAATACCCTCTAAACAAATACTCTTCAAAACTGGTTTGTAACGGTAACAAGAGTAAAGAAATTAAAGCCAAGATTAAAAACGGAATCATTTCAAAATTAAGCTTATAAATTTCTGGTTCTACATAATAGCTAATCACAAAAAATACAATATTTATAGATGAAACAAGAAAAAATGTAAACCAAATACGTTTCCAATCAATCTTTTTTCTTGTTGTAGTCAATTCTCTAATCTTTTGTTTGTGAAGAAACTTAGCAACTATAAATAACCCCAATAATCCAGATATAAAACTTATAATTACTAAGGTTAGAAATAAATTAGAATTCATATCTAACGAGGTAAAGTTAGATTCTGCAGCAACCATCAACGTTTGTAAATCACCAGTATTTATAAATGCTCCTATGAATAAAGGGATAATACCTATAAATTGCCAAAAAATAAAAATGATTACTAACCCGATTAAATATCTCCACCATTCATGTTTTATTTTAAGTGCTTGTGCTATATACATATAATCTTAATTTAAATAATTTACGTTCCAGTTTATGTTATTATAATATCCTAAAGTTCCTTGACTAACAACCAAAGGTGAATCAATATTATTTGTATACAATCCTCCCGTTCCTAAGCCTTGAGGCATTTTGTTATTTAAGGTATATGTATATTGCGCAATAGCGTTTAATCCTATGTTGCTCTCTAGTGCGCTGGTAATCCACCACCCTATCCCAAAAGATTTTGCTATATCAATCCATTCTTTGGTTCCTTTAAAACCTCCTATCAAACTTGGTTTAAGAATAATATATTGTGGTTGTATAGTTTGTAATAGTTTTCTCTTTTCTGTTACATCAAAAACACCAATTAACTCTTCATCTAGTGCTATTGGCAATGGAGTTTCTTTACATAAGTTTGCCATTTCGTTAAGCTGTCCTTGTCGTATAGGTTGCTCTATACTATGTAGATTAAATACAGAAAGCTGTTTTAGTTTATCTAAAGCTTCTTCTGGTTTAAACGCGCCATTAGCATCTACTCTTAATTCAATACTATCTGAAGAAAAATGAGATCGTATATAGGACAACAAATTTAATTCTGTTTCAAAATCAATAGCCCCTATTTTCATTTTTATGCAATCAAATCCATCATCTAATTTAGAGGTGATTTGTTGTCTCATAAATTCTTTATCTCCCATCCATATGAGTCCGTTGATAGAAATTTGTTCTTCATCACGGGTAAATGGTGAAGGAAACAGTAAAAAAGGAGAATCGCTTTCTAAAGATCTAAACGCCATCTCTACTCCAAATTGAATACTCGGAAACTCTATAAGTTCTTCCCAAAGCTTTTCTACACCTAAATGAATATTCTCACAGGTCCATTTTAATGTATCCTCATAATCTGGTCGGTCATCGATACTTAATGTTCTTAGAATTCCGCACTCTCCTATTCCTTTCTTTGTTCCGTCAGAAATCACAATAAACCAGGTTTCTTTGGTTTTTAGAACTCCTCTCGAAGTACCGCTTGGTCTTTTAAACTGAAGGATATGCTTATAATATCTGGCATTCATTATAATGTGATGCTTTTCCCTATATCTAACAGCATAAGGTCTTTGTTTTTTTCAAAAAACTTTTGTTTGGCTTCATCATGATCAATTTCAATATATCCAAAAGTATCATAATGTACTCCTAATATTTTATCGCATTCTACAAAATCACTTGCAATAATAGCATCATCTACACCCATTGTAAAATTATCACCAATAGGTAGAATAGCAAGATCCAAAGTATTTCTCAACGGGATTAATTTCATATCCATTGTTAATGCTGTATCACCAGCAATATAAATGGTTTTATGCTCTCCTTCAATAACGAATCCTCCTGGTTGCCCTCCATATGTTCCATCGGCGAAACTACTGGTATGAATTGCATTCACATATTTTACTTTTCCAAATTCAAAACTCCAGGTTCCTCCATGATTCATAGGATGTATTTCGACACCTAGATTCTGGTAATATGTGGCAATTTCATAATTTGAGACAATCGTAGCATTATTATTTTTGGCTATAGCTTCTGCATCAAGAACATGATCTTGATGTGCATGAGTAAGCAATATATAATCTGCTTTAATCGTATTCATATCAATTTTATCCTTAGCTAACGGGTTACCCGAAATAAATGGATCTATAAGGATATTTGTTTCATTGATTTCAATTAGTAAAGTATTATGACCGTAAAAGGTGATTTTCATGTGTGAAAAATTTAAAACTAATTATACTACAAATAGGTTCTGAGATACAATAGAATGCTCACAAAAGCTACTATAAATTATCTACTATAACAGAGTTCGACTAAATTATAAAATCTGCCCCAGACTAAATAAAATTGATAGTAAAAATGTTGTTAAAGCTATTTTTTTAAGCTCGGGGTCTAATAGTTCTGAATTACTGGTTTTAGCAACTTTTCGTATATGAATAAGTAAAGGTATATAAGCAATCAAAAACAAAAAGTTCATAGGTATTTTATAGGTAGCATATAAATATACTAACATGGATAGCATAGCTATAATTAGTAAGGTAAAATGATAAGTTCTTGCTCGATTAATTCCTAGTTTTACAACAAGTGTATTTTTACCTGCTTTTTTATCACTATGATAATCTCTCATATTATTAAGATTTAACACTGTGGCACTCAATAATCCGATAGTGATAGCAGGTAGGAAGACAAGAACATTTAGTTGTTTTGCAAACAAAAAGTAACATCCAACGACGCTAACTAAGCCAAAAAAGATAAATACAAAAAAATCTCCTAAGCCTCTATAACCATACGCAGAGCTACCCATTGTGTATTTAATAGCAGCAGCTATAGCAGCAAGTCCTAATATGAAAAAGAATACAGAATAGAAAAAGTACTCTTTTCCGAAAGAAACATAAATTAAAGCAATAGCAACTCCTAAGGTGATTAATGCTGTAAGTACTATTCCTTTATACATTTCCTTTTTAGAAATGGCTCCACTTTGCAAAGCTCTTTGTGGCCCTACTCTATCTTCATTATCAGTTCCCTTTACCCCATCACCATAATCATTAGCGAAATTGGATAAAATTTGTAGACCTAATGTAGTAATAATAGCCAGCCAGAAGGTATTTGTTTCCAAAAAGTTCTTATAACCTAAAGCAGATCCAACAACTATTCCCGAAATCGATAGTGGTAACGTTCTTAATCTAGCTGCAGAGATCCATGCTTTGAATTTGGTCATTTTTGTAATTTTGACTTCAAAGGAACATTATTTTTATAGAAAAATGAAAATTAATTACATCAATTCTTTGTCTTAAGAGTTTACAAAAATGTGTAACAAATCATAATATCACTTATTTTTACAAATTTAGTAATTCATCTTACTCTAATTTTTATAAGACTTTTTATAGCTTAGCATTTTTAAATCCCTAAATACAATGATTAAACTTATAAAAACCTTTATTTTTTTGCTCTTATGCCTAATGATTGGATGTAAAGATGAGCCAAAGAAAAATGGTATTAATCAATCAAAACCTACTCAATCTGATACTCAAAAAGTAAAAAAAACAAAAAAACCTCCTTTTATTTGGGAAGGATCCAATATCTATTTTTTATTAACCGATAGATTTAAAAATGGAGACCCTACAAACGACGAGGCTATAAAGCGAACTAATGAAACAGGTAAATTAAGAGGTTTTGAAGGAGGTGATATCAAAGGGATTATTCAGAAAATAAAAGATGGGTATTTTAAAGCACTCGGAGTAAATGTTATATGGTTTAGTCCGATAGTAGAGCAAATACACGGAAGTGTAGATGAAGGTACAGGAAATACATATGCGTTTCATGGATATTGGACAAAGGATTGGACAAAAATTGATCCTAATTTTGGTACCTATAAAGAATTAAAAGAATTAGTAGATACAGCTCATAAGAATGATATTAGAATTCTAATGGATGTCGTAATGAACCACACAGGTCCTGTTACAAAGCAGGATCCTGTCTGGCCAGATAGCTGGGTACGAACCTCGCCGCAATGTACTTATAAAGATTATGAAAGTACTATAAATTGTACACTGATAAAAAACCTCCCCGATATTAAAACAGAGAATAATGAAAATGTAGAATTACCCGAAGCGCTAATAAATAAATGGAAAGCCGAAGGTCGATTAGAAATAGAACTTGCAGAGATAGATGTTTTCTTTACCAAAACACGATTAAAAAGATCTCCCAAGAATTATATTATCAAATGGCTAACTGATTATGTTAGAGAGTTAGGAGTAGATGGATATCGTGTAGATACTGTAAAACATATTAAAGAAGATGCATGGAGTGTATTGGCCGAACAAGCTAAGCTGGCATTCTTAGAATGGAAATCAAAAAACCCTGATAAAATACTAGATGATAATGAATTCTTTATGTTAGGTGAATTATACGGCTATGGAATTGATGGGAAACGATATTATGATTTTGGGAACCGTAAAGTAGACTATTTTGCTCATGGATTTAACAATATGATCAATTTTCAGTTCAAATATGATGCTAATCAACTTGATTATGAAAAATTGTTTAGCAAATACAGTAAAGCTTTATATACCAATTTAATTGGTAAAGGAATAACCAATTATATAAGTTCTCATGATGATGGTAACCCTTTTGACAGAAAAAGAAATAAAACGTATGAATCTGCCACCAAACTGTTACTAACTCCTGGTATATCCCAGATATATTATGGAGATGAGATAGCAAGACCTTTAATTATCGACGAAACCAAAGGAGATGCCACACTTAGATCTAATATGAATTGGGATTCAATCAATAATAAGGATACCAAAACATTATTACAGCATTGGCAAAAACTAGGGATTTTTAGAAAAAATCATCCCGCTGTAGGAGCCGGTAAACACAAAATGATATCCCAAAAACCTTATGTATTCTCAAGAAAGTATCATAAAAATGGAATATCAGACAAAGTAGTAATAGGATTAGATCTTCCTATGGGCGAAAAAATAATTAAAATTAATTCGGTTTTTCCAGAGGGAGCTATTTTAATCGATGACTACTCGGGTAAAGAAGTTACAGTTTCTAATGATTCGGTAATGGTTAATTCTGAATATGAAATTGCTCTATTAACAGTGAAAAAGTAAATTAATAACAAGAATTCTTTTTAAGCATCTATTGTGGTTAAATGACTATTAATTTGGTTTACTTTTTTCTAATATTCAAAAATAATATATTTCAAGATTAGAACTATATAGCGATTGTATATATACATATGTACCATATTTTTATATGAATCTAAAGTAAAAATTGGATCAGATATCAAGTAGTAAATTGCTAATTTATTTAAGTTCATAATACCCCATGAAGAACTTACCTCCTTAGGATAAGGAGGTAAGTGTTGGGGAAAACAAAAAAAGTAAGGGAAAAATTGTAATTGGAATACATGTCAAAGATAAAGAGGTTTGGTGCATATACGGTTACGGTTTTACCTCAAACTTTAGCCGGAATAGTAGTATGAATTGAAGATGAGTAGCTTAATTAACTGAAAAACAGACATTTAACACAAATCAACTCTGTATGTTAAATTATACTAAATAAAAAAAACAAATATCTGTATAAATAAATACCCGTAATTGATTTCTAATAATTCAAGAAAAATTTAAATTTGCAATCATTAGTAGTTAATCATCTTTATAATATTACCCATTTGGAAAATAAAAAAGCAATCAAGTTAATCGATAAAATTCTGGTAGACCTGGAAAAAACAGGTATCAACACAGATGCACTAATTGTAGACCTTAAAGAATTAAGGACTTATGCTTTAGAAGAGCAAATACCACTTGTAGTAAAGGTTCTTAGGTTTACTTATGAACATATAGAAGAAAATAATTCTTTTCTCATACCTATTCCGGATGATGAACCTATAGATGAGGACAACGAAATACCAAATAATGAAGAAACCAAAGACCCCGTAGAGAGTCTTAAATATTTGGTATCGTTAACAAAAAGTCTAAAAAACAGAACAAATATTTCAGATTTAAAAGAGTACAGAGATGCTCTTATGGAATATTAAATTATAGATTTTTGGTGAGTCGTTTTTCTGATTCAGTTTTTAAAAAATTATAGATCTTATAGAAGCGTCATATCTTTTATGTAAGAATGGCGCTTCTCTTTTTAATAGTATCAATCATTTTTTAATATGCTATCAATCGTAGTAAGATACTCCTCAAATTTTATTAGATTATTATGCGATCCTTTTGGTATTGTGATCATTCTTTTGTTTGAAACTGTAATACTATTAAATAATAGCTCTCCCGATGTATAAGGGACTACTCTATCATCGGTGCCGTGATAAATAGTAACATCACAAACTACATTTTGTATAAACTCATGAGACGGAATTTTATATTGTAGCAATAGGTTTGTTGGAAAAATAGGTAACCAACTTTCTGCAACATCTTTCATATTGTAATAGGGAGTTTCTAATATCAAATGGTTAGGCCTATTGTCTGAAGCTATTTTTGTTGCTATTCCAGTTCCAATAGATCTTCCATAAATAGTTATTTGATCTTCGGGATATCGTTCTAAAACATAATTATAGAACAATTGTGCATCTTCATATAATTTTTGTTCACTGATTTTCCCTGTACTTTTTCCATACCCCCGATAATCCATTATAATGACATCATATTTTTTTTGAGCAAAGAACATCGCTATTTCCCCCCAACGTTTCAGGCTTCCCTTATTTCCATGAAAATACAAAATCACCCCTTTGGGATCTTCATTAACAAAACGAATAGCATTAAGACGACTATTATCTTTAGTTTCTAGAAAAAACTCTTCAAAAGGATGCGCAAATTGAAAAATAAAATCTGTAGAAAGTTTTTCTGGTTGAAAAATAATTTTTTCCTGAAAGAAATAAAGTAATACCGCAATAATACTATACAATGCTATACTCCACAATAGTATTTTTTTAAGCTTGTGCATTTGCTTTTTTTGAAGAATGCATAACACCAATACTTGTATTAGAAAGATTTATCTTCCTCATTTTAGAATTGATAATTTCTCCAAGCATCTTATGATAAGATTCAAAATTATTCAAATTTTTATGCCCTCCTCCTATCACAGTGTATAGCCGAGTAAGTTTTGGTCGAATTTTTGACAATTTAACACTTGATTTAAAAGGAATTAATTTATCATGGGTGCCGTGTATAATATGAATAGGGCAATTTACATACTTAAGCCATTTATAGGTCGGTATAGGGTACCTCATAATTAAAGAAATTGGCATAAAAGGTATAAACTTTGCGGCAACCTTATTTAGACTATAATAAGGAGCATCTAATATCAACATTTTAGGATTATTGATAGAGGCTAATTTTGTAGCAAATCCAGAACCCATTGAACGACCGTATAAAATAATATACTCTTCCTTTACTCTTTCTTTAATCTTATTATAGACAAACTGAAGATCTCTTTTTATTGCCTTAAAAGAACGTCTACCTGTACTTTTACCAAACCCTCTATAATCCAACATAAATACATCATACCCATGTCTTGTGAAGTCTACAGCAAATTTTCCCCAGCCTTTAATACTTTTAGAATTTCCTTTAAGATATAGAACGACCCCTTTTGGGTTCTCTACTTTAAAATGAAGACCATTAAGTATAGCGCCATCTCTTGTTTCCAGATTATATTCTTCTACAACCTGATTGTTATAATGAAACTCAAAATCCTTATCTAACTTCTCTGGTTTAAAAATGAAGTACTCCTGTAAGTAATACAAGCCAACACTTACAACGATATACATTGCAAGAACACTAATTGCTATATATCCCCAATATGACATCCAATTATTCTTTTTTGTAAGTATCTAATTTACAAAAAATTAAATTGAGGTATAAAAAAATCCTGCCAAAGCAGGATTTTAAATACGTATTATTTGTTAAAATTTATCGTCGCGCATCATAAATTCTGAATCGAACTCCTACTCTTGCATAAATATCAAAGAATTTACTATTAGTATTGGTAATATTATCTACAAAATCGTTCATTACTCCTACTTCTGCCATAATATCAAACATCTCTCCTACCATTTGAGAAAAACCAGCTCCGTACACACCGCCAATAATCAATTTCTCATAGCCATCATCTTCTAATTCTACACCATTTATTTCAAATTTTGTATTTACTCGAAAAGAAGGCCCGACATTAATAAAACCACGAAACCGATCTTTACCATCACCAGTTAAGTATCTAAATTTTGGGTTAAATCCAACCTGAAGTGTCTCTGCATCGCCTGTTCCTTCTATTTCACTGGTACGCTGCAGAAGGTCTAAAGAAAAAACAATACTTGTTCTCGCTCTAACTCCCATTACATAACCATATCCGGCATTAACAAAAAAACCTGTTCCGCCTGTAGTTTCGGTATTATCAAGGTTTAGTTTAGAAAAAGTAGCTCCAGCAGAAACTTCCCAGCGATATTGCCCATAAGAAACAACAGAAAGCGTTGTAAAAAGAATAAAAAAGACTATTTTTTTCATGATTTCGTATTTAGATTTGAGGTTGTAATAGAGCGAAAATACTAAAATTTAAAAAACGACCATAAAAAAACCTGCCATATGACAGGTTTTTTTATGGTCTATATTGAGATAATATCCTTTATTTATGCATAAAACCTTGTTTTTGCAATAAAAATTCTTCAGTTTCTACTATATCCTCATCGGGAATACAACAATCTACAGGACATACTGCAGCACATTGTGGTTCTTCATGAAACCCTTTACATTCTGTACATTTATCAGGAACTATATAATATACTTCATCACTAACAGGCTCTTGTGCCTCATCGGCATTTACACCTTTACCGCCAGGAAGAACTACATCTCCTTCTAAATCTGTACCATCAGAATATCTCCAATCATCAGCCCCTTCATAAATTGCAGTATTTGGGCATTCTGGCTCACAAGCACCACAGTTTATACATTCATCTGTTATTATAATTGCCATAGCTCTTTTTTATTCTAAATTTGCAGCACAAAAATAGCTCGTAAACTAGTGATAAACAAATAAGAAAT
This region of Aquimarina spinulae genomic DNA includes:
- a CDS encoding VWA domain-containing protein is translated as MRLLQYILFVFLITGISNAQDIKVTGKVTDDQSLPLPGVNIVIKGSTNGTQTDFDGNYTILATIGDTLMFSYVGFETAEEKITAASAFMHIKLIPSSAELEEVVVTAYGSNRVRKSMSYAVSSNRPRRKGRKHRQRRINKSSGVQVFSTGNALKVRGVSSVSGTKQPLYVVDGVPVDNKDIAVVNTIDPTKIAKVEVLKNKKATSVYGTKAKHGCIVITTHSGNYKVQNDESYREIIENDFKKVQMAPLSTFSIDVDKASYSNIRRMINNGVKVPADAVKIEEMINYFNYQYEQPKDEHPFAIHTEYASTPWNTKTQLVKIGLKGKEIPQHEIPASNLVFLIDVSGSMSNSNKLPLLKKAFKLLVNQLREKDKVSIVVYAGAAGMVLKPTSGANKHEINQALQNLEAGGSTAGGEGIRLAYKIAKENFIKNGNNRVILATDGDFNVGISSDKDMKKLIEEKRKSNVFLTCLGFGMGNYKDSKLEILADTGNGNHAYIDTMQEAQRVLGKEFGGTLYTIAKDVKIQVEFNPGKVQAYRLIGYENRLLADEDFIDDTKDAGELGSGHTVTALYEVIPVGVKNKYLKEIADLKYTNSTINKEYGDELLTVKFRYKRPQEKKSIEMVHILHTDAKTSASQDFNFVASIAWFGMKLRGSKYIENQNLKDIIALAETNKEKDDQGYKAEFIRLMNSYQGL
- a CDS encoding AMP-binding protein, which translates into the protein MQTKSTFSIPEIHQSFSINKSSFDKERLKSLAYSFIKEGEVYEQEAGSFLLDWLNEKDHIVVQTSGSTGKPKKIKVYKQHMINSAIATGKFFKSEEGTTALLCLPANYIAGKMMLVRAMVLGWKIDLIPPRTNPLDTVYKQYDFCAMVPLQLDNSLNRLHLIKKLIVGGGPVSENLKELVQGFKTKIFETYGMTETVSHIAARRINPKKKDKKDAHYFKALPNITLSIDNRNCLIIKAPQLNEETIITNDVVELKTYKKFLWKGRHDNVINSGGVKLYPEEIETKLQLLIGHRFFITSIPDDMLGDKVILLIERGYDKIAYLTLQEAIQNLDTLNKYEIPKEIYFIPQFIGTENGKVQRKQTVELAMNSKL
- a CDS encoding CPBP family intramembrane glutamic endopeptidase codes for the protein MYIAQALKIKHEWWRYLIGLVIIFIFWQFIGIIPLFIGAFINTGDLQTLMVAAESNFTSLDMNSNLFLTLVIISFISGLLGLFIVAKFLHKQKIRELTTTRKKIDWKRIWFTFFLVSSINIVFFVISYYVEPEIYKLNFEMIPFLILALISLLLLPLQTSFEEYLFRGYLMQGIGVLAKNKWLPLIITSVTFGLLHGLNPEVEKLGYIMMVFYIGTGLLLGIMTLMDDGMELALGFHAANNIMAAMLVTTDWSAFQTNAIFLDISEPSAGIDIVLPVIILYPVYLFILAKKYKWTGWKDKLFGNIPSDTISE
- a CDS encoding o-succinylbenzoate synthase, with protein sequence MNARYYKHILQFKRPSGTSRGVLKTKETWFIVISDGTKKGIGECGILRTLSIDDRPDYEDTLKWTCENIHLGVEKLWEELIEFPSIQFGVEMAFRSLESDSPFLLFPSPFTRDEEQISINGLIWMGDKEFMRQQITSKLDDGFDCIKMKIGAIDFETELNLLSYIRSHFSSDSIELRVDANGAFKPEEALDKLKQLSVFNLHSIEQPIRQGQLNEMANLCKETPLPIALDEELIGVFDVTEKRKLLQTIQPQYIILKPSLIGGFKGTKEWIDIAKSFGIGWWITSALESNIGLNAIAQYTYTLNNKMPQGLGTGGLYTNNIDSPLVVSQGTLGYYNNINWNVNYLN
- a CDS encoding metal-dependent hydrolase, giving the protein MKITFYGHNTLLIEINETNILIDPFISGNPLAKDKIDMNTIKADYILLTHAHQDHVLDAEAIAKNNNATIVSNYEIATYYQNLGVEIHPMNHGGTWSFEFGKVKYVNAIHTSSFADGTYGGQPGGFVIEGEHKTIYIAGDTALTMDMKLIPLRNTLDLAILPIGDNFTMGVDDAIIASDFVECDKILGVHYDTFGYIEIDHDEAKQKFFEKNKDLMLLDIGKSITL
- the menA gene encoding 1,4-dihydroxy-2-naphthoate octaprenyltransferase; translated protein: MTKFKAWISAARLRTLPLSISGIVVGSALGYKNFLETNTFWLAIITTLGLQILSNFANDYGDGVKGTDNEDRVGPQRALQSGAISKKEMYKGIVLTALITLGVAIALIYVSFGKEYFFYSVFFFILGLAAIAAAIKYTMGSSAYGYRGLGDFFVFIFFGLVSVVGCYFLFAKQLNVLVFLPAITIGLLSATVLNLNNMRDYHSDKKAGKNTLVVKLGINRARTYHFTLLIIAMLSMLVYLYATYKIPMNFLFLIAYIPLLIHIRKVAKTSNSELLDPELKKIALTTFLLSILFSLGQIL
- a CDS encoding alpha-amylase family glycosyl hydrolase, producing MIKLIKTFIFLLLCLMIGCKDEPKKNGINQSKPTQSDTQKVKKTKKPPFIWEGSNIYFLLTDRFKNGDPTNDEAIKRTNETGKLRGFEGGDIKGIIQKIKDGYFKALGVNVIWFSPIVEQIHGSVDEGTGNTYAFHGYWTKDWTKIDPNFGTYKELKELVDTAHKNDIRILMDVVMNHTGPVTKQDPVWPDSWVRTSPQCTYKDYESTINCTLIKNLPDIKTENNENVELPEALINKWKAEGRLEIELAEIDVFFTKTRLKRSPKNYIIKWLTDYVRELGVDGYRVDTVKHIKEDAWSVLAEQAKLAFLEWKSKNPDKILDDNEFFMLGELYGYGIDGKRYYDFGNRKVDYFAHGFNNMINFQFKYDANQLDYEKLFSKYSKALYTNLIGKGITNYISSHDDGNPFDRKRNKTYESATKLLLTPGISQIYYGDEIARPLIIDETKGDATLRSNMNWDSINNKDTKTLLQHWQKLGIFRKNHPAVGAGKHKMISQKPYVFSRKYHKNGISDKVVIGLDLPMGEKIIKINSVFPEGAILIDDYSGKEVTVSNDSVMVNSEYEIALLTVKK
- a CDS encoding alpha/beta hydrolase gives rise to the protein MHKLKKILLWSIALYSIIAVLLYFFQEKIIFQPEKLSTDFIFQFAHPFEEFFLETKDNSRLNAIRFVNEDPKGVILYFHGNKGSLKRWGEIAMFFAQKKYDVIIMDYRGYGKSTGKISEQKLYEDAQLFYNYVLERYPEDQITIYGRSIGTGIATKIASDNRPNHLILETPYYNMKDVAESWLPIFPTNLLLQYKIPSHEFIQNVVCDVTIYHGTDDRVVPYTSGELLFNSITVSNKRMITIPKGSHNNLIKFEEYLTTIDSILKND